Proteins from a single region of bacterium:
- the serA gene encoding phosphoglycerate dehydrogenase — translation MAYRVLVSDSLGVEGLGRLQEQSDLEIIAKPGLSPADLKVAVREVDALVIRSGTKVTAEVIAAAEQLKVIGRAGIGVDNVDVDAATKRGIVVMNTPGGNNVTTAEHTIAMLMALARNIPQAAAAVRAGEWPRERWIGTEVCNKVLGIVGIGNIGAIVAERAVGLRMKVIAHDPFVTPEAAARLRVELVSFDDLVARADFVSIHVPLTAETRGLIGKDVLARMKKGVRVVNCARGGIVDETALAEAIESGHVAGAALDVLEKEPAKKDHPLLQLDRVICTPHLGASTAEAQVNVAVAIAQQVGEFLTKGTIHNAVNAPSLSPEVLQVLRPYLRLAEKLGALAAQLRGGVPEEVAVQTTGEIAEREGKALTTAVLRGLLDKVIDLDLNYSVNYVNAPSIARDRGIRVVTSRVDTPTDYANAMQVTLRHKDGSQTCVQGAVFGSDTVRLTRIDDFRMEAVPEGHILMLHNRDVPGVVGRVGTLLGESDINIAGLELGREKVGGMALSLFHIDDPVPADVLDRLRSAPNIVSAELLRL, via the coding sequence ATGGCGTACCGCGTGCTGGTGAGCGACTCGCTCGGCGTGGAAGGGCTCGGGCGGCTCCAGGAGCAGTCCGACCTCGAGATCATCGCGAAGCCCGGGCTCTCGCCGGCCGACCTCAAGGTGGCCGTGCGCGAGGTCGACGCGCTCGTGATCCGCAGCGGCACCAAGGTCACCGCCGAGGTGATCGCCGCCGCGGAGCAGCTGAAGGTGATCGGTCGCGCTGGCATCGGCGTCGACAACGTCGACGTCGACGCCGCCACGAAGCGCGGCATCGTGGTCATGAACACGCCCGGCGGGAACAACGTCACCACCGCCGAGCACACCATCGCGATGCTGATGGCGCTCGCGCGCAACATCCCGCAGGCCGCGGCTGCGGTGCGCGCCGGCGAGTGGCCGCGGGAGCGCTGGATCGGCACGGAGGTCTGCAACAAGGTCCTCGGCATCGTGGGCATCGGCAACATCGGTGCGATCGTCGCCGAGCGCGCCGTCGGCCTGCGCATGAAGGTGATCGCGCACGATCCGTTCGTCACGCCCGAAGCCGCCGCGCGCCTGCGGGTCGAGCTGGTCTCCTTCGACGATCTCGTGGCCCGTGCCGATTTCGTCTCGATCCACGTGCCGCTCACCGCGGAAACCCGCGGGCTCATCGGCAAGGACGTGCTGGCCCGGATGAAGAAGGGCGTGCGTGTCGTCAACTGTGCGCGGGGCGGCATCGTCGACGAGACGGCGCTCGCCGAGGCCATCGAGAGTGGCCACGTCGCGGGCGCGGCGCTCGACGTGCTCGAGAAGGAGCCGGCGAAGAAGGACCACCCGCTGCTCCAGCTCGACCGCGTGATCTGCACGCCGCACCTCGGCGCCTCCACCGCCGAGGCGCAGGTGAACGTCGCGGTCGCCATCGCACAGCAGGTGGGCGAGTTCCTCACCAAGGGAACGATCCACAACGCGGTGAACGCGCCGTCGCTGTCGCCGGAGGTGCTCCAGGTCCTGCGACCGTATCTGCGGCTCGCCGAGAAGCTCGGCGCGCTCGCGGCCCAGCTGCGGGGCGGGGTGCCCGAGGAGGTCGCCGTCCAGACCACCGGCGAGATCGCCGAGCGTGAGGGCAAGGCGCTCACCACCGCCGTCCTGCGCGGCCTCCTCGACAAGGTGATCGACCTCGACCTCAACTACAGCGTCAACTACGTGAACGCGCCGAGCATCGCGCGCGATCGCGGCATCCGCGTCGTCACGTCGCGCGTCGACACGCCGACCGACTATGCCAACGCGATGCAGGTGACCCTGAGGCACAAGGACGGCTCGCAGACGTGCGTGCAGGGCGCCGTCTTCGGCTCGGACACCGTGCGCCTCACGCGCATCGACGACTTCCGCATGGAAGCGGTTCCCGAGGGCCACATCCTGATGCTCCACAACCGCGACGTCCCCGGCGTCGTCGGCCGCGTCGGCACGCTGCTCGGCGAGAGCGACATCAACATCGCCGGTCTCGAGCTCGGGCGCGAGAAGGTCGGTGGCATGGCGCTTTCGCTCTTCCACATCGACGATCCCGTCCCCGCGGACGTCCTCGATCGGCTGCGGAGCGCGCCGAACATCGTCTCCGCGGAGCTGCTGAGGCTCTGA